Proteins encoded within one genomic window of Streptomyces sp. NBC_01314:
- a CDS encoding rhomboid family intramembrane serine protease has translation MVIPVHDVNPAGRTPYVTYALIAASVFVFVFMPGLAGSVPGDSETARLCHTQAFVEQYAAIPQELIRHQLPQLVPTGELARSGGCALGPPGYDKSPALSVLTALFLHADWVHLLGNMLFLLIFGNNIEDRLGPIRFALFYVACGYAATYGYALVNAGSTDPLIGASGAIAGVLGAYLVLYPKARVWVLVPFLVFLPLRLPAWLVLGSWFVLQAVHSSGESGSDVGTVAYAAHLVGFVAGMLLAWPLRPGTPPPPEPRGLLFGRRARPGW, from the coding sequence GTGGTCATCCCCGTCCATGACGTGAACCCCGCGGGCCGCACGCCCTACGTGACCTACGCGCTCATCGCCGCGAGCGTCTTCGTCTTCGTCTTCATGCCGGGTCTCGCCGGTTCCGTGCCGGGCGACAGCGAGACGGCCCGGCTGTGCCACACACAGGCGTTCGTGGAGCAGTACGCGGCGATACCGCAGGAGTTGATCCGCCATCAGCTGCCACAGCTGGTGCCCACCGGCGAACTCGCCCGGTCGGGCGGCTGCGCGCTGGGCCCACCCGGCTACGACAAGTCGCCAGCGCTGTCCGTCCTCACCGCGCTGTTCCTGCACGCCGACTGGGTGCATCTGCTGGGCAACATGCTCTTCCTGCTGATCTTCGGCAACAACATCGAGGACCGGCTGGGCCCCATACGGTTCGCCCTGTTCTACGTGGCCTGCGGCTACGCGGCGACGTACGGCTACGCGCTCGTCAACGCCGGCTCCACGGACCCGCTGATCGGCGCGTCCGGGGCGATCGCCGGGGTCCTCGGCGCGTATCTCGTCCTCTACCCGAAGGCCAGGGTCTGGGTCCTCGTGCCGTTCCTGGTCTTCCTGCCGCTGAGACTGCCCGCCTGGCTGGTGCTCGGCTCCTGGTTCGTGCTCCAGGCCGTCCACTCGTCCGGCGAGAGCGGCTCCGACGTCGGCACGGTGGCGTACGCGGCCCACCTCGTCGGCTTCGTCGCCGGCATGCTGCTCGCCTGGCCCCTGCGCCCGGGCACCCCGCCCCCACCCGAGCCACGCGGCCTGCTGTTCGGCAGACGGGCGCGACCCGGCTGGTGA
- a CDS encoding DUF692 domain-containing protein, producing MEQIAQLGTGIGWRPEIAEAVERMAGVAGGVDWVEVVAENVCPGHIAESLLRLRERGVTVVPHGVSLGLGGADRPDEQRLRSLAERAEALGAPLVTEHIAFVRAGGALTASPQLEAGHLLPVPRTRDALDVLCENVRIAQDALPVPLALENIAALINWPGEEMTEGQFLYDLVDRTGVRLLIDVANLHTNHVNRGEDPAKALDELPVEAIAYVHVAGGFERDGVWHDSHAHPVPQQVLDVLADLTSRVTPPGVLLERDDNFPEPGELERELRAIRGVLEKAEVRNPEKNALSAGPTPTAEAEPVARQRLGLAQAALLSALVAGTPVPEGFDRVRLGVQARALAAKRADVVAKVAPELPEILGPSYRPAFVAYAQGHPMADGYRRDALSFAEHVLLTGRPDDGDLLRELRRWWLERSGPAPLSQRPTARLARATRRVLLRR from the coding sequence ATGGAGCAGATCGCACAGTTGGGGACGGGAATCGGCTGGCGGCCGGAGATCGCCGAGGCCGTGGAGCGCATGGCCGGTGTGGCGGGCGGTGTCGACTGGGTCGAGGTCGTCGCCGAGAACGTCTGTCCCGGCCACATCGCCGAGTCGCTGCTACGGCTGCGTGAGCGCGGTGTCACGGTGGTGCCGCACGGCGTCTCCCTGGGCCTCGGCGGCGCCGACCGCCCCGACGAGCAGCGCCTTCGCTCCCTCGCCGAGCGCGCGGAGGCACTGGGCGCCCCCCTCGTCACGGAGCACATCGCGTTCGTCCGGGCGGGGGGTGCCCTCACCGCGTCGCCGCAACTGGAGGCCGGGCACCTGCTGCCGGTGCCGCGCACCCGGGACGCCCTGGACGTGCTGTGCGAGAACGTCCGCATCGCCCAGGACGCGCTGCCCGTGCCGCTCGCGCTGGAGAACATCGCCGCCCTCATCAACTGGCCGGGGGAGGAGATGACCGAGGGTCAGTTCCTCTACGACCTCGTCGACCGCACCGGCGTCCGGCTCCTCATCGACGTGGCGAACCTGCACACCAACCACGTCAACCGGGGCGAGGACCCGGCCAAGGCGCTCGACGAACTGCCGGTCGAGGCCATCGCGTACGTCCATGTCGCGGGGGGCTTCGAGCGGGACGGCGTCTGGCACGACAGCCACGCCCACCCCGTCCCCCAGCAGGTCCTCGACGTCCTCGCCGACCTCACCTCCCGGGTGACCCCGCCGGGCGTCCTCCTGGAGCGTGACGACAACTTCCCCGAGCCGGGCGAGCTGGAGCGGGAGCTGAGGGCGATCCGGGGGGTGCTGGAGAAGGCCGAGGTGCGGAACCCCGAGAAGAACGCGCTCTCCGCCGGGCCGACGCCCACCGCAGAGGCCGAGCCTGTCGCCCGCCAGCGGCTCGGGCTCGCGCAGGCCGCGCTGCTGTCCGCGCTGGTCGCGGGGACGCCGGTGCCCGAGGGGTTCGACCGGGTGCGGCTGGGTGTCCAGGCGCGGGCCCTCGCGGCCAAGCGGGCGGACGTCGTGGCGAAGGTGGCGCCGGAGCTCCCGGAGATCCTCGGCCCGTCGTACCGGCCGGCCTTCGTCGCGTACGCGCAGGGCCACCCGATGGCCGACGGCTACCGGCGTGACGCCCTCTCCTTCGCCGAGCACGTGCTCCTCACGGGCCGCCCCGACGACGGGGACCTCCTCCGCGAGCTGCGCCGGTGGTGGCTGGAGCGCTCGGGTCCCGCCCCGCTCTCCCAGCGCCCGACGGCCCGGCTGGCCCGCGCGACCCGCAGGGTGCTGCTACGCCGCTGA
- a CDS encoding TIGR04222 domain-containing membrane protein has protein sequence MLWVLFLLLAWAAAGVSCARLCLTSLRAAAAATDVRADHVHHCHRLTLYEAAFLSGGPARVADLTLVSMARQRRLLLAHTGWATVVDPDGRDEMERSVIGAIGPGGQSRIAPVRRTAAAAESVRHLSDRLVAAGLAVPDAARTAVADAVTQVRGAALGVCALGALALMLPSHGFQEHRVLVALWFALPLVLTLSCLVVARVEGPPGSRWASPEGVRVLGALVGRGAGDVADLVSVAVRGVGAVDSPELRAAFEQR, from the coding sequence ATGCTCTGGGTCCTCTTCCTCCTCCTCGCCTGGGCCGCCGCCGGCGTGTCCTGTGCCCGGCTGTGCCTGACCTCGTTGCGCGCGGCGGCCGCCGCCACCGACGTCCGCGCCGACCATGTACACCACTGCCACCGACTCACGCTGTACGAGGCGGCGTTCCTGTCCGGCGGCCCGGCGCGTGTCGCCGACCTCACCCTCGTGTCCATGGCCCGCCAGCGCCGGCTCCTCCTCGCCCACACCGGCTGGGCGACCGTCGTGGACCCGGACGGGCGGGACGAGATGGAACGCTCCGTCATAGGCGCGATAGGCCCGGGCGGACAGTCCCGGATAGCGCCCGTCCGGCGGACCGCAGCGGCCGCGGAGTCCGTACGGCACCTCTCCGACCGGCTCGTCGCGGCGGGGCTGGCCGTACCGGACGCCGCGCGGACGGCCGTGGCCGACGCGGTCACGCAGGTACGGGGGGCCGCGCTGGGCGTGTGCGCACTGGGGGCGCTGGCGTTGATGCTGCCCTCGCACGGGTTCCAGGAGCACCGCGTGCTGGTCGCGTTGTGGTTCGCGTTGCCGCTGGTGCTGACCCTCAGCTGTCTGGTCGTCGCGCGGGTCGAGGGGCCGCCTGGTTCGCGGTGGGCGTCGCCGGAGGGGGTGCGGGTGTTGGGGGCCCTGGTCGGGCGGGGCGCAGGTGACGTGGCGGACCTTGTCTCCGTGGCCGTCCGGGGGGTGGGAGCGGTGGACTCTCCCGAGTTGCGGGCGGCGTTCGAGCAGCGATAG
- a CDS encoding FAD-dependent oxidoreductase: MNMSRAEERSGERLVVVGGDAAGMSAASQARRLRGPGELEIVAFERGHFTSFSACGIPYWVGGDVPERDRLIARTPEEHRARDIDLRMRTEVVDIDVEGSRVRARDLDSGTESWTSYDKLVIATGARPIRPDLPGVDAPGVHGVQTLDDGQALLDTLTATRGRRAVVVGAGYIGVEMAEALINRGYEVTVVNRGREPMSTLDPDMGRLVHKAMEGLGITMVDDAEVTALRTGDDGRVRAVATDDAEYPADVVVLGIGVRPETELAKAAGLPVGDHGGLLTDLALRVRGHENIWAGGDCVEVLDLVSGHLRHIPLGTHANKHGQIIGANVGGGYATFPGVVGTAVSKVCDLEIARTGLREKDADRAGLQYVTVTIESTSRAGYYPGAAPMTVKMLAERRTGRLLGVQIVGREGAGKRVDIAAVALTAGMTVEQMTVLDLGYAPPFSPVWDPILVAARKAVAAVRSGA; the protein is encoded by the coding sequence ATGAACATGAGCCGTGCTGAGGAACGTTCCGGGGAACGCCTGGTGGTCGTCGGAGGTGACGCGGCGGGCATGTCCGCCGCGTCGCAGGCACGTCGGCTGCGGGGGCCCGGGGAACTGGAGATCGTGGCGTTCGAGCGAGGCCACTTCACCTCCTTCTCGGCGTGCGGCATCCCGTACTGGGTGGGCGGCGACGTCCCCGAACGGGACCGGCTCATCGCCCGCACGCCCGAGGAACACCGGGCCCGCGACATCGATCTGCGCATGCGGACGGAGGTCGTGGACATCGACGTCGAGGGCTCCCGCGTGCGCGCGCGGGACCTCGACTCGGGCACCGAGTCCTGGACCTCGTACGACAAGCTCGTGATCGCGACCGGCGCCCGCCCGATCCGCCCCGACCTGCCCGGCGTCGACGCCCCCGGTGTGCACGGCGTGCAGACCCTGGACGACGGGCAGGCCCTCCTGGACACCCTGACCGCCACCCGGGGCCGCCGGGCGGTGGTCGTCGGAGCGGGTTACATCGGCGTGGAGATGGCCGAGGCGCTCATCAACCGGGGGTACGAGGTCACGGTCGTCAACCGGGGCAGGGAGCCCATGTCCACCCTCGACCCGGACATGGGCCGTCTGGTGCACAAGGCCATGGAGGGCCTGGGCATCACGATGGTCGACGACGCCGAGGTCACCGCCCTGCGCACCGGCGACGACGGCCGCGTCCGCGCGGTGGCCACGGACGACGCCGAGTACCCGGCGGACGTGGTGGTCCTGGGCATCGGCGTACGCCCGGAGACGGAACTCGCGAAGGCGGCGGGCCTGCCCGTGGGCGACCACGGCGGCCTGCTGACCGACCTGGCCCTGCGCGTCCGGGGCCACGAGAACATCTGGGCGGGCGGCGACTGTGTCGAGGTGCTCGACCTGGTCTCCGGTCACCTGCGCCACATCCCGCTCGGCACCCACGCCAACAAGCACGGCCAGATCATCGGCGCCAACGTCGGCGGCGGCTACGCCACCTTCCCCGGCGTCGTCGGCACCGCCGTCAGCAAGGTCTGCGACCTGGAGATCGCCCGCACCGGCCTGCGCGAGAAGGACGCCGACCGCGCCGGCCTCCAGTACGTCACCGTCACCATCGAGTCCACCAGCCGCGCCGGCTACTATCCCGGCGCCGCACCCATGACCGTGAAGATGCTCGCCGAACGCCGCACCGGCCGCCTCCTGGGCGTCCAGATCGTCGGCCGGGAGGGTGCGGGAAAGCGCGTCGACATCGCGGCGGTGGCCCTCACAGCAGGCATGACGGTAGAACAGATGACCGTCCTGGACCTCGGCTACGCCCCACCCTTCTCCCCGGTCTGGGACCCGATCCTGGTGGCGGCGAGAAAGGCGGTGGCGGCGGTGAGGTCGGGCGCCTGA
- the hemG gene encoding protoporphyrinogen oxidase, with protein sequence MSGARTDVGRDAGHVVVIGAGIAGLAAAHGLLDRGARVTVLEASDRVGGKLLPGEIAGARVDLGAESMLARRPEAVALAREVGLADRLRPPATATASLWTRGALRPMPKGHVMGVPGTASALSGVLSDEGLARIERDADLPRTEVGDDVAVGEYVAARLGREVVDRLVEPLLGGVYAGDAYRISMRSAVPQLFQAALTHTSLTEAVRGIQERAAAAQQTGPVFMGIEGGVGQLPLAVAESVRARGAEILTRTPVTELRREASGGWRVVTGGTGSGGSGGGEDRVLHADAVVVAAPAPVAAGLLRAEAPEAAAELAGVEYASMALVTLAYRRADLTLPEGSGFLVPPVDGRTIKASTFSSQKWGWIADENPDLLILRTSVGRYGDTAILDHDDAHLVDVSRTDLREATGLSAAPLETRVTRWDAGLPQYPVGHHARVARVREHLGKLPGLAVCGAAYDGVGIPACVASAAAAVDQVHGDLRAVLDVTANPVRSLHGGAGE encoded by the coding sequence ATGAGCGGAGCACGGACGGACGTCGGGCGCGACGCCGGGCATGTCGTCGTCATCGGGGCCGGGATCGCGGGGCTGGCCGCCGCGCACGGGCTGCTGGACCGGGGCGCGAGAGTGACCGTCCTGGAGGCCTCGGACCGGGTCGGCGGCAAGCTGCTGCCCGGCGAGATCGCGGGCGCGCGCGTCGACCTCGGCGCCGAGTCGATGCTCGCCCGCCGCCCCGAGGCGGTCGCCCTCGCGCGCGAGGTGGGCCTCGCCGACCGGCTCCGCCCGCCCGCCACCGCCACGGCCTCCCTCTGGACCCGGGGTGCTCTGCGGCCCATGCCCAAGGGCCACGTCATGGGTGTCCCCGGCACCGCGTCCGCCCTCTCCGGGGTCCTGTCCGACGAGGGCCTGGCCCGCATCGAACGCGACGCCGACCTGCCGCGCACCGAGGTCGGCGACGACGTGGCGGTGGGGGAGTACGTGGCGGCCCGCCTCGGCCGCGAGGTCGTCGACCGCCTGGTGGAGCCCCTGCTCGGCGGTGTCTACGCGGGCGACGCGTACCGCATCTCGATGCGCTCGGCCGTCCCGCAGCTCTTCCAGGCCGCCCTGACCCACACCTCCCTCACCGAGGCCGTCCGGGGCATCCAGGAGCGCGCCGCCGCCGCGCAGCAGACCGGGCCGGTCTTCATGGGCATCGAGGGCGGCGTCGGGCAACTGCCGCTCGCGGTCGCCGAGTCGGTGCGGGCGCGCGGCGCCGAGATCCTCACCCGGACACCTGTCACGGAGCTGCGCCGCGAAGCATCCGGAGGCTGGCGCGTCGTCACCGGCGGTACGGGCAGCGGCGGAAGCGGCGGCGGTGAGGACCGTGTCCTGCACGCCGACGCCGTGGTCGTGGCCGCCCCCGCCCCGGTCGCCGCCGGCCTCCTCCGCGCCGAGGCACCCGAGGCCGCCGCCGAACTGGCGGGCGTCGAGTACGCCTCGATGGCCCTGGTCACCCTCGCCTACCGCCGCGCCGACCTCACCCTCCCCGAGGGCAGCGGCTTCCTGGTGCCGCCGGTCGACGGCCGCACCATCAAGGCGTCCACCTTCTCCTCCCAGAAGTGGGGCTGGATCGCCGACGAGAACCCGGACCTGCTCATCCTGCGCACCTCGGTCGGCCGGTACGGCGACACGGCGATCCTGGACCACGACGACGCCCACCTCGTGGACGTGTCGAGAACCGACCTGCGCGAGGCCACCGGCCTGTCCGCCGCGCCCCTCGAAACCCGCGTCACCCGCTGGGACGCCGGCCTGCCCCAGTACCCGGTCGGCCACCACGCGCGCGTGGCCCGCGTCCGCGAGCACCTCGGCAAGCTGCCGGGCCTCGCGGTCTGCGGCGCGGCGTACGACGGCGTCGGCATCCCGGCCTGCGTCGCGAGCGCCGCCGCCGCCGTCGACCAGGTCCACGGCGATCTGCGCGCGGTGCTGGACGTCACCGCCAACCCGGTGCGGAGCCTCCACGGCGGAGCGGGAGAATAG
- a CDS encoding DUF4142 domain-containing protein has translation MRTTSGRGGPFSGTGLIVAGLTATLTALVFPIWSYADRSGTGVSVLNASTVTTQYGPLSALDREFITKVRLAGLWELPAGQQAETKGTTQAVRTAGAHLIEGHTFLDARVRNVAARLGLSLPNQPNDQQRAWLDSLTAAQGESYDREFANVLRLAHGRVFSVVAQVRATTRNSLVRDLADDANTTVLDHIKVLEATGLVDYDAIARDTVSASAPPLTNSPAPPGPSVDPGSPIPVAPSPTAPPPATPSPRLTLPPAANGPADDD, from the coding sequence ATGCGAACCACCAGCGGTAGAGGGGGACCCTTCAGTGGCACAGGACTCATCGTCGCCGGACTGACGGCGACGCTCACCGCGCTGGTGTTCCCGATCTGGTCGTACGCGGACCGCTCCGGCACCGGCGTCAGTGTGCTCAACGCGTCCACCGTCACGACGCAGTACGGTCCGCTGTCCGCCCTGGACCGGGAGTTCATCACCAAGGTCAGGCTGGCGGGGCTGTGGGAACTGCCCGCCGGGCAGCAGGCCGAGACGAAGGGCACCACCCAGGCCGTACGGACGGCCGGCGCGCATCTCATCGAGGGACACACCTTCCTCGACGCCCGCGTCCGCAACGTCGCCGCCCGCCTCGGCCTGTCCCTGCCCAACCAGCCGAACGACCAGCAGAGGGCGTGGCTGGACAGCCTGACCGCGGCGCAGGGCGAGAGTTACGACCGCGAGTTCGCCAACGTCCTGCGCCTGGCGCACGGCAGGGTCTTCTCCGTCGTCGCCCAGGTCCGCGCCACCACTCGCAACTCGCTGGTCCGCGACCTCGCCGACGACGCCAACACCACCGTCCTGGACCACATCAAGGTCCTGGAGGCCACCGGGCTCGTCGACTACGACGCGATCGCCCGTGACACCGTCTCCGCGAGCGCCCCGCCCCTCACCAACTCCCCGGCCCCGCCCGGCCCGTCGGTCGACCCCGGCTCCCCGATCCCGGTGGCCCCCTCGCCGACCGCCCCGCCCCCGGCGACGCCCTCACCGCGCCTGACCCTGCCCCCGGCTGCCAACGGCCCGGCGGACGACGACTAG
- a CDS encoding alpha/beta hydrolase has translation MRAAVLYGTVAAVVSSGLAAPPAGGDTRTGRAAEPAVERAAARAADEGIRFGKCPVVEGLPDGVRCGTVKVPLDYARPDGRQISLTVSRVEAKGKDAKGKKVARQGALVFNPGGPGASGMFFPLVGHLPGWKRVAAAYDLVGYAPRGVGRSAPLSCRDPKRLHQGLSPAPTHPSEAYKKERIARAKAFARGCARRGGSALRHYHSLNNARDLDVLRAALGEPRLTFMGASYGTYFGALYASLFPSHVRRMVFDSAVNPDPEQIWYRNNLDQSAAFEGRWADFRAWVARHHRVYGLGDTPEKVLRSYERAAARLAARPAGGKVGPGQLQGAFLQAAYYDDHWPQRALALSAYLKGDPKPLVRIAGPYPGAAVEQENASAVYTAVECNDGPWPTRWRVWDRDNTRLARTAPFETWDNVWTNLPCAYWGGPRQRPFDVRTGPGELPPTLILAAERDAAAPYAGALELHRRLWGSVLVTERDAGNHGVGWGSNTCVNGYVEAYLLEGRLPERHAACAPRPEPSAQRVKGLEKPRAVGG, from the coding sequence ATGCGGGCTGCCGTTCTCTACGGGACTGTCGCGGCGGTGGTGTCGAGTGGCCTCGCCGCTCCCCCGGCCGGGGGTGACACGCGTACCGGCCGGGCGGCGGAGCCGGCCGTCGAGCGGGCGGCGGCGCGGGCGGCGGACGAAGGTATTCGGTTCGGGAAGTGCCCTGTGGTGGAAGGTCTGCCGGACGGGGTGCGGTGCGGGACGGTCAAGGTGCCGCTCGACTACGCACGGCCCGACGGCAGGCAGATCTCGCTGACCGTCAGCCGGGTCGAAGCCAAGGGCAAGGACGCCAAGGGGAAGAAGGTCGCCCGGCAGGGGGCGCTCGTGTTCAATCCCGGGGGGCCCGGGGCCTCCGGGATGTTCTTTCCGCTCGTCGGCCACCTCCCTGGCTGGAAGCGGGTCGCCGCCGCGTACGACCTCGTCGGGTACGCCCCGCGCGGGGTCGGCCGTTCGGCGCCGCTGTCCTGCCGGGACCCGAAGCGGCTGCACCAGGGGCTCTCACCGGCGCCGACGCACCCCTCGGAGGCGTACAAGAAGGAGCGCATCGCGCGGGCCAAGGCGTTCGCGCGCGGGTGTGCGCGGCGGGGCGGGAGCGCGCTGCGGCACTACCACTCCCTCAACAACGCCCGTGACCTGGACGTACTGCGCGCCGCGCTCGGCGAGCCCCGGCTGACGTTCATGGGGGCGTCGTACGGGACGTACTTCGGGGCGCTGTACGCGTCGCTGTTCCCCTCGCACGTACGCCGGATGGTCTTCGACTCGGCGGTGAACCCGGACCCCGAGCAGATCTGGTACCGCAACAACCTCGACCAGTCGGCGGCGTTCGAGGGACGCTGGGCCGACTTCCGGGCCTGGGTCGCCAGACACCACAGGGTGTACGGGCTGGGTGACACCCCGGAGAAGGTGCTGCGCAGTTATGAGCGGGCGGCGGCGCGGCTGGCCGCCCGGCCCGCCGGGGGCAAGGTGGGGCCGGGCCAGCTGCAGGGCGCGTTCCTGCAGGCCGCGTACTACGACGACCACTGGCCGCAGCGTGCCCTGGCGCTCTCCGCGTATCTGAAGGGCGACCCGAAGCCGCTGGTCCGGATCGCCGGCCCGTACCCGGGGGCGGCCGTCGAGCAGGAGAACGCGAGCGCCGTCTACACGGCCGTCGAGTGCAACGACGGGCCCTGGCCGACGCGGTGGCGGGTCTGGGACCGTGACAACACGCGGCTCGCGCGGACCGCGCCCTTCGAGACGTGGGACAACGTGTGGACGAACCTGCCGTGCGCGTACTGGGGCGGGCCGCGTCAGCGACCGTTCGACGTGCGGACCGGGCCCGGGGAGCTGCCGCCCACGCTGATCCTCGCGGCCGAGCGGGACGCGGCCGCGCCCTATGCCGGGGCGCTCGAACTGCACCGGCGGCTCTGGGGCTCGGTGCTGGTGACCGAGCGGGACGCCGGTAACCACGGGGTGGGCTGGGGGTCCAACACGTGCGTCAACGGGTACGTGGAGGCGTACCTGCTGGAGGGGCGGCTGCCGGAGCGGCACGCGGCCTGCGCACCGCGTCCGGAGCCGAGCGCTCAGCGGGTCAAGGGTCTGGAGAAACCGCGGGCCGTCGGTGGCTGA
- the hemQ gene encoding hydrogen peroxide-dependent heme synthase — protein MSDVAPTTESGRIPNKGKLAKDLNEVIRYTLWSVFRLKDVLPEDRAGYADEVQELFDQLAAKDVTVRGTYDVSGLRADADLMIWWHAETSDQLQEAYNLFRRTKLGRALTPVWSNMALHRPAEFNRSHIPAFLADETPRDYVSVYPFVRSYDWYLLPDEDRRRMLADHGKMARGYPDVRANTVASFSLGDYEWMLAFEADELYRIVDLMRHLRASEARMHVREEVPFYTGRRKSVAELVAGLA, from the coding sequence ATGAGCGACGTCGCCCCCACCACCGAGTCCGGCCGGATCCCGAACAAGGGCAAGCTGGCCAAGGACCTCAACGAGGTCATCCGCTACACGCTGTGGTCCGTCTTCCGGCTGAAGGACGTGCTGCCGGAGGACCGCGCCGGTTACGCCGACGAGGTCCAGGAGCTGTTCGACCAGCTCGCCGCGAAGGACGTGACCGTCCGTGGCACGTACGACGTGTCGGGCCTGCGCGCCGACGCCGACCTCATGATCTGGTGGCACGCCGAGACCAGCGACCAGCTCCAGGAGGCGTACAACCTGTTCCGCCGGACGAAGCTGGGCCGCGCGCTCACCCCGGTGTGGTCGAACATGGCGCTGCACCGCCCCGCCGAGTTCAACCGCTCGCACATCCCGGCGTTCCTCGCCGACGAGACTCCCCGCGACTACGTCAGCGTGTACCCCTTCGTGCGCTCCTACGACTGGTATCTGCTGCCCGACGAGGACCGCCGCCGCATGCTCGCCGACCACGGCAAGATGGCCCGCGGCTACCCGGACGTCCGCGCCAACACGGTCGCCTCGTTCTCGCTGGGCGACTACGAGTGGATGCTCGCCTTCGAGGCCGACGAGCTCTACCGCATCGTCGACCTCATGCGTCACCTCCGCGCCTCGGAGGCCCGCATGCACGTCCGCGAGGAGGTCCCGTTCTACACGGGCCGCAGGAAGTCGGTCGCGGAACTGGTGGCAGGCCTGGCGTAG
- a CDS encoding DUF4349 domain-containing protein, with translation MAETHVRRSRRPAGALAALFLAAALALTGCGAGSADDGASGSKAGSDSKADTSAEQEGALYGENGNTSDRSGGKAADAPPRIAPSNIIRTATLTVRVKDVPKALDETRTTVENVGGFVGSESTTRDGKDRERTRVVLRVPADKYDEVLTELEGTGKLIEKKTKAEDVTDQVVDVESRIKTQQASVARIRELMDRATKLSDVVTLEGELSSRQADLESLLAQQKSLKDRTSLATITLSLSETAVKKAAKDDDPGFMDALAGGWNAFVAVFRWLAMALAAILPFAVAAAVLLFLWSRFARSRRPAPATAAAAAAAAAAAGTTGSLPAAAPAEEERD, from the coding sequence ATGGCCGAAACACACGTACGACGTTCCCGGCGGCCCGCAGGGGCCCTGGCCGCCCTGTTCCTCGCGGCAGCCCTGGCGCTCACGGGCTGCGGCGCCGGCAGCGCGGACGACGGCGCCTCGGGCAGCAAGGCGGGCTCCGACAGCAAGGCGGACACGTCCGCCGAGCAGGAGGGCGCCCTGTACGGCGAGAACGGCAACACCAGCGACCGGAGCGGCGGCAAGGCCGCCGACGCACCGCCCCGGATCGCTCCGAGCAACATCATCCGTACCGCCACCCTGACCGTGCGCGTCAAGGACGTGCCGAAGGCCCTGGACGAAACCCGCACCACCGTCGAGAACGTGGGCGGGTTCGTCGGCAGCGAGTCCACGACCCGTGACGGCAAGGACCGCGAGCGCACCCGGGTCGTCCTGCGCGTGCCCGCCGACAAGTACGACGAGGTGCTCACCGAACTGGAGGGCACCGGGAAGCTGATCGAGAAGAAGACGAAGGCCGAGGACGTCACCGACCAGGTCGTCGACGTGGAGAGCCGCATCAAGACGCAGCAGGCGAGCGTGGCCCGGATCCGCGAGCTGATGGACCGGGCGACCAAGCTCAGCGACGTGGTCACCCTGGAGGGCGAGTTGAGCAGCCGCCAGGCCGACCTGGAGTCGCTGCTCGCCCAGCAGAAGTCCCTGAAGGACCGTACGAGTCTCGCCACCATCACGCTGTCCCTGTCCGAGACCGCGGTGAAGAAGGCCGCGAAGGACGACGACCCCGGCTTCATGGACGCGCTGGCGGGCGGCTGGAACGCGTTCGTCGCCGTGTTCCGCTGGCTGGCCATGGCCCTCGCCGCGATCCTCCCCTTCGCGGTGGCCGCCGCGGTCCTGCTGTTCCTGTGGTCCCGCTTCGCCCGCTCCCGCCGCCCCGCCCCGGCGACGGCTGCGGCTGCGGCTGCGGCTGCGGCTGCGGCAGGCACGACCGGTTCGCTCCCGGCCGCCGCACCGGCCGAGGAGGAGCGGGACTGA